A genomic segment from Phragmites australis chromosome 6, lpPhrAust1.1, whole genome shotgun sequence encodes:
- the LOC133922604 gene encoding large ribosomal subunit protein uL15x-like, which yields MTTRLKKNRKKRGHVSAGHGRIGKHRKHPGGRGNAGGMHHHRILFDKYHPGYFGKVGMRYFHKLRNKFYCPAVNVEQLWSMVPADKAAEAAAGADKAPQLDVTQFGYFKVLGKGKLPEKPIVVKAKLISKVAEKKIKAAGGAVVLTA from the coding sequence ATGACGACGCGCCTCAAGAAGAACCGGAAGAAGCGCGGCCACGTGTCCGCCGGGCACGGTCGCATCGGCAAGCACCGGAAGCACCCTGGAGGTCGCGGTAACGCCGGTGGCATGCACCACCACCGCATCCTCTTCGACAAGTACCACCCGGGCTACTTCGGTAAGGTCGGCATGCGCTACTTCCACAAGCTACGCAACAAGTTCTACTGCCCGGCCGTCAACGTCGAGCAGCTCTGGTCGATGGTGCCCGCAGACAAGGCCGCggaggccgccgccggcgctgaCAAGGCCCCGCAGTTGGACGTGACTCAGTTCGGCTACTTTAAGGTGCTCGGGAAGGGGAAACTTCCGGAGAAGCCCATCGTCGTCAAGGCCAAGCTCATCTCCAAGGTCGccgagaagaagatcaaggccgccggcggcgccgtcgTGCTCACCGCCTAG